In the Carboxydothermus hydrogenoformans Z-2901 genome, one interval contains:
- a CDS encoding ABC transporter permease subunit: MGQIISYTLREAVRRKTLLVIVILAVVYLILFGTGLYFISDNLKIYKSPTPDMVLQHYILLNFFFSFGLFFASFAVNVIAVFSAVGAISGELEAWLLQPLLVRPVKKWEVFLGKFIGYGLLGIIAAIILILALVAEFYVITGFIPQNVWLAGLILSGMPLILTAVTLTGSVRLSPAANGFFAFTLYMASLVGGMMEQVASFFPGQTKILQEIGLLTSITLPTDAIYRKGVSYIFSGVSNFAGPLTLFGSANPPSLYFLGYTLLYLVGVVILGIYLFNKREAA, encoded by the coding sequence ATGGGGCAGATAATTAGTTATACCTTAAGGGAAGCGGTGCGCAGAAAAACTCTTTTGGTAATTGTCATTTTAGCGGTGGTTTACCTTATTCTTTTCGGTACCGGCCTTTATTTTATCAGCGATAATTTAAAAATATATAAAAGCCCTACTCCTGATATGGTGTTACAGCATTATATTCTTTTAAATTTTTTCTTTTCCTTTGGCTTGTTTTTCGCCTCCTTTGCAGTAAACGTGATAGCGGTATTTAGCGCGGTTGGGGCGATTTCCGGAGAATTAGAAGCGTGGCTTTTACAGCCGCTACTGGTACGTCCCGTTAAAAAGTGGGAGGTATTTTTGGGAAAATTTATTGGTTACGGTCTTTTAGGCATTATTGCGGCGATAATTTTAATATTGGCGCTGGTAGCCGAGTTTTACGTTATTACCGGTTTTATCCCACAGAATGTCTGGCTTGCAGGACTTATCTTAAGCGGAATGCCGCTTATTTTAACGGCGGTGACGTTGACCGGGTCGGTGCGGTTGTCGCCGGCGGCTAACGGTTTTTTTGCTTTTACCCTGTATATGGCTTCGCTGGTGGGAGGGATGATGGAGCAGGTGGCAAGCTTCTTTCCCGGACAAACGAAAATTTTGCAAGAAATCGGCCTTTTAACCAGTATTACCCTTCCTACCGACGCTATTTACCGCAAAGGGGTGTCTTATATTTTTTCTGGAGTTAGCAACTTTGCTGGACCTTTAACCTTATTTGGCAGTGCCAACCCCCCGAGCTTGTACTTTCTCGGATATACCCTTCTTTACCTGGTGGGGGTAGTAATTCTGGGAATATATCTTTTTAATAAACGGGAGGCAGCGTAG
- a CDS encoding ABC transporter ATP-binding protein — protein MVLESVDLTKYYGREIGCRNISLGVSPGEIFAFLGPNGAGKSTFVKTALGLLKPTSGTIRLFGKSPEDLHVRRKVGYLPENIRLPEWMTAEELLRFHGKLLYLPEKKLKRRIEEVLTRTKLWERKDSRIKTYSQGMRQRLALAVALLGEPELLFLDEPTSALDPVGRIEVREIITDLKRQGVAVFLNSHLLSEVEMVADSVAIINRGEIKARGKLAELLSGRGILIRGEIPEALLNKLKSRYQTGEAPNGLKLLGVSEEEVPAIMRELVLGGANIYEVRPFKAALEELFIQAVEGKNGADN, from the coding sequence ATGGTATTAGAAAGTGTCGATTTAACAAAATATTATGGCCGGGAAATAGGGTGCCGGAACATTTCTCTGGGGGTTTCCCCCGGAGAAATCTTTGCTTTTTTAGGGCCAAACGGTGCCGGGAAAAGTACCTTTGTGAAAACTGCTCTGGGCTTATTAAAGCCTACCTCGGGGACGATACGGCTTTTTGGGAAAAGCCCGGAAGACTTGCATGTCCGTCGTAAGGTAGGCTATCTCCCGGAAAATATTCGCCTGCCGGAATGGATGACGGCAGAAGAGCTTTTGCGCTTTCACGGGAAGCTTCTCTACCTTCCAGAGAAAAAGTTAAAACGAAGAATAGAAGAGGTTTTAACCCGGACCAAACTCTGGGAGCGAAAAGATAGTAGAATCAAGACCTACAGCCAGGGGATGCGCCAGCGACTGGCCCTGGCGGTGGCCTTATTAGGGGAACCGGAACTTTTATTTTTGGATGAGCCAACTTCGGCTCTGGATCCGGTAGGCCGGATTGAAGTCCGGGAAATTATCACCGACCTTAAAAGACAAGGAGTAGCGGTATTTTTAAACAGCCATCTTTTATCTGAGGTGGAAATGGTAGCCGATAGTGTAGCGATTATTAACCGCGGGGAAATAAAAGCCCGGGGAAAACTTGCGGAACTTTTATCCGGACGCGGGATTTTAATCCGCGGGGAAATTCCCGAAGCTCTTCTTAATAAACTAAAATCCCGGTATCAAACCGGGGAAGCCCCAAATGGGTTAAAGCTTTTGGGGGTAAGCGAAGAAGAAGTACCGGCAATAATGCGGGAATTGGTCCTCGGGGGAGCTAATATTTATGAGGTTCGGCCGTTTAAGGCGGCGCTCGAGGAATTATTTATCCAGGCGGTGGAGGGCAAAAATGGGGCAGATAATTAG
- a CDS encoding anti-sigma factor family protein has translation MDEGILMAYVDDELNLGEMRKVEEHLEECLKCREKLNEIKATRKFTATKLSLLTDGEKVNAASLRRKFWQNAILPRVAAVAAAALILIGAPTIADELYTFFRAEKVEIVSINAADLEKLSDIFNKVGESKIEGLIEVKREVTLKPRDLAPNDIKNIPASLNPVPENLPSTLEKYAQLNNLYQGEGFKLTVKVNVKEMNRQLKFLGAKKLFPETLEGKEFNISVNPGYRANYNLTGGGNNGGFLSITRQAVPEIKTRARITPEEIAEVLLELPGIPGDLKSSLAGLAGDLNSALVIPVYKGTSVEDVKIAGVTGKMLEQSGGSYRVLVFLKGGILTVIESSLDKETLLEVARGLSW, from the coding sequence TTGGATGAGGGGATTTTAATGGCTTATGTGGATGATGAGCTAAATTTAGGGGAAATGAGAAAGGTAGAGGAACACCTTGAAGAGTGCTTGAAGTGCCGGGAAAAGTTAAACGAAATTAAAGCTACCAGAAAATTTACCGCGACAAAGCTTTCGCTTTTGACTGACGGCGAAAAGGTTAATGCGGCAAGCCTTAGGAGAAAATTCTGGCAAAATGCAATTTTACCCCGGGTGGCAGCGGTAGCGGCGGCCGCTTTAATCCTGATCGGGGCGCCAACGATAGCCGATGAACTTTACACCTTTTTCCGGGCTGAAAAGGTCGAAATAGTCTCGATTAATGCGGCGGACCTGGAGAAACTTTCCGATATTTTTAATAAGGTGGGGGAAAGCAAGATAGAAGGACTTATCGAGGTTAAAAGAGAGGTGACTTTAAAACCGCGGGATTTGGCTCCCAATGATATTAAAAATATTCCGGCATCTTTAAATCCCGTTCCGGAAAATTTACCTTCAACTTTAGAAAAATATGCGCAATTGAATAATTTATACCAAGGGGAAGGATTTAAATTAACAGTGAAAGTTAATGTTAAGGAGATGAATAGGCAGCTGAAGTTTTTGGGAGCCAAGAAGCTATTTCCGGAAACCTTGGAGGGAAAAGAGTTTAACATCAGCGTAAACCCTGGTTACCGGGCCAATTACAACCTGACAGGTGGCGGTAATAATGGTGGTTTTCTTAGCATTACCCGTCAGGCAGTACCGGAAATAAAAACCCGGGCCAGGATTACGCCGGAAGAAATTGCCGAAGTTCTCTTAGAGCTGCCGGGGATCCCCGGAGACCTAAAAAGCTCTCTGGCAGGACTTGCCGGTGATTTAAACAGCGCCCTGGTGATACCGGTTTACAAGGGAACATCGGTGGAAGATGTTAAAATCGCCGGTGTAACCGGAAAGATGCTTGAACAATCGGGGGGAAGCTATCGGGTGCTGGTGTTTTTAAAGGGGGGAATTCTTACCGTAATTGAAAGCTCTCTTGATAAAGAAACCCTTTTAGAAGTAGCAAGGGGGCTTAGCTGGTAA
- a CDS encoding RNA polymerase sigma factor SigX, translating to MEHSIVETLYKEMYTKLTFRINSIVKRVDIAEELAQECFARLLREDISSINNPVGWLFKVGENLAYDYLRSAREIPLLEGAKTSGINFIDEVELVKEALATLTEEEQKLLLLREKGYKYKEIAQKLGIKESSVGQKLCRAQARFKKSYLKLSGGE from the coding sequence GTGGAGCACAGTATAGTTGAAACCCTTTATAAGGAAATGTATACCAAACTTACCTTCAGGATTAATAGTATTGTAAAAAGGGTAGATATAGCCGAAGAACTGGCTCAGGAGTGTTTTGCCAGGCTACTTAGGGAAGATATAAGCAGTATAAATAATCCTGTCGGTTGGCTTTTTAAAGTGGGAGAAAATCTTGCCTATGATTATCTCAGGAGTGCTCGGGAGATTCCGCTGTTAGAAGGAGCGAAAACTTCCGGAATTAATTTTATTGATGAGGTGGAACTGGTGAAAGAAGCTCTGGCAACCCTTACCGAGGAAGAACAAAAACTATTACTTTTACGGGAGAAGGGCTATAAATACAAGGAGATAGCCCAAAAATTAGGGATTAAGGAAAGCTCGGTGGGCCAGAAACTCTGCCGGGCGCAGGCCCGGTTTAAAAAAAGTTATTTAAAATTATCCGGAGGTGAGTAA
- a CDS encoding SHOCT domain-containing protein: MMWRFFPGFGYGYGYYPGSLLINLLLFLAVIAVAALIFRRFGIFFPMGGCGHHISHTNHRSSAEEILRERYARGEITREDYLKALEDLKK; encoded by the coding sequence ATGATGTGGAGATTTTTCCCGGGATTTGGCTACGGTTACGGTTATTACCCCGGCAGTTTACTAATAAACCTGCTTTTGTTTTTAGCTGTTATAGCGGTAGCAGCCCTGATTTTCCGCCGGTTTGGCATCTTTTTTCCCATGGGCGGCTGCGGCCATCATATTTCCCATACAAACCACCGCTCTTCGGCAGAAGAAATTTTAAGAGAGCGGTACGCTCGCGGGGAAATAACCAGGGAAGATTATTTAAAAGCTTTAGAAGATCTTAAAAAATAA
- a CDS encoding SHOCT domain-containing protein, producing MMILMFLFWAVVIYFIFKLLTRNDIINKVTSGKSPEELLKERYARGEITKEQYEEMLQDLRK from the coding sequence ATGATGATCCTAATGTTTCTCTTTTGGGCGGTAGTGATTTATTTCATCTTCAAACTTCTTACCAGAAACGATATTATAAATAAAGTTACCTCCGGAAAATCTCCGGAAGAACTTTTAAAGGAAAGATACGCCCGGGGAGAAATAACCAAAGAACAATACGAAGAAATGCTTCAAGATTTACGAAAATAG
- a CDS encoding SHOCT domain-containing protein — protein MMIFGLLFLALIIYIAFQLLAKNNGITKLSITKSPEDLLKERYAKGEISKEKYEEMLHDLRK, from the coding sequence ATGATGATCTTCGGCTTGCTTTTCTTGGCTTTGATTATTTACATCGCCTTTCAGCTATTAGCTAAAAACAACGGAATTACTAAATTAAGTATAACCAAATCACCAGAAGATTTGTTAAAAGAGCGGTATGCCAAGGGTGAAATTAGCAAAGAAAAATACGAAGAAATGTTGCACGACTTACGAAAATAG
- a CDS encoding sodium:calcium antiporter → MTVLLLFGSLLFILGGAVLFTNGVEWLGKKFNLNEGTVGSVLAAVGTALPETMIPIIAILFGTGADAHAIGVGAILGAPFMLSTIAMFLAGLSALAFKRRENRLELAVNGEVFKRDLTFFLPFYALALLASFLPYAGKVIVALVLVGAYAYYLKITITAPAGEENCHELDRCYFAPRHDDPPTLAIIAQVLVALTMIVLGADEFVKGIETAAKAAGIPPLVLSLVIAPIATELPEKFNSIIWIRDQKDTYALGNITGAMVFQSTLIPAFGIVFSDWHLDFYAGLSGILALTAGLLAYLGYRWQKKLSARLLLINGLLYLVFIYFVVRG, encoded by the coding sequence ATGACTGTACTCTTACTTTTTGGCAGCTTGCTGTTTATTTTAGGGGGAGCGGTTTTATTCACCAATGGCGTGGAATGGCTTGGAAAAAAGTTTAATTTAAATGAAGGCACGGTAGGAAGTGTCCTGGCGGCGGTGGGAACGGCCCTACCGGAAACGATGATACCCATTATAGCCATTCTCTTTGGAACCGGTGCCGATGCCCATGCCATCGGGGTGGGGGCTATCTTAGGGGCACCGTTTATGTTAAGTACTATAGCAATGTTTTTAGCGGGGTTATCAGCCCTTGCCTTTAAAAGAAGGGAAAACCGCCTGGAACTTGCGGTAAACGGTGAGGTGTTTAAACGGGATTTAACGTTCTTTTTACCTTTTTATGCTTTAGCTCTCTTGGCCTCTTTTTTACCTTATGCCGGCAAAGTCATAGTAGCCCTTGTATTGGTGGGAGCTTATGCTTATTATTTAAAGATAACAATAACTGCCCCTGCCGGTGAAGAAAACTGCCACGAGTTGGACCGGTGTTATTTTGCTCCCCGTCATGATGACCCACCCACCCTGGCGATTATTGCTCAGGTGCTGGTGGCATTAACAATGATTGTATTGGGGGCCGATGAATTTGTGAAAGGGATTGAAACGGCAGCGAAAGCAGCAGGGATTCCACCGCTGGTACTGTCACTGGTAATTGCTCCTATTGCCACCGAACTTCCGGAAAAGTTTAACTCAATAATCTGGATTCGGGACCAAAAAGATACCTATGCTCTTGGAAATATTACCGGGGCGATGGTTTTTCAGAGCACTTTAATTCCAGCTTTTGGTATCGTGTTTTCCGACTGGCACCTGGATTTTTATGCCGGGCTATCGGGAATACTGGCATTAACGGCAGGTTTGCTGGCTTACCTTGGTTACCGGTGGCAAAAGAAACTATCAGCCAGGCTTTTACTGATAAATGGTCTTTTATATTTAGTGTTTATCTATTTTGTCGTAAGGGGTTAG
- a CDS encoding GerMN domain-containing protein yields the protein MKKFFVLGSLIFLLLLGAGGCAKKELTEPTPSPSPKPAEKPVQLTVTDYFPVKANWYWEYEGEGNEFAGGRVDTEFIEGNRVQLLQQNGGTDVAEVFEVSENGVKLIYAKEESYWRINHLDEAPSMEQYYLKAPLKVGTTWKTGDITWSIESLSEKVKVPAGEFTCLKVVGKSKDNTIERYFANGVGLVKQRFIATGGATIEDNLKKYGDGEKDGNLPAKTLTLYYPSANVDKLLSEERTVRFKTGEELADKLTSILKEEKYKVLGKDVKLLNYVRTDQNLRLNFSRELISELNAGSAFEGLKIDSIVNTFGRAFGTEGVIINVEGKGYESGHFAFGKDEILKVKQ from the coding sequence GTGAAAAAGTTTTTTGTGTTGGGAAGTTTAATTTTCTTGCTTTTGCTGGGGGCGGGAGGTTGTGCTAAAAAAGAGTTAACCGAGCCTACCCCGTCTCCTTCACCCAAGCCAGCGGAAAAACCAGTACAGTTAACGGTTACCGATTACTTTCCGGTAAAAGCGAACTGGTACTGGGAATATGAAGGGGAAGGCAACGAATTTGCCGGCGGCCGGGTAGATACGGAGTTCATAGAAGGTAATCGAGTGCAGCTTCTTCAGCAAAATGGCGGTACGGATGTGGCAGAAGTTTTTGAGGTAAGTGAAAATGGGGTAAAACTTATTTATGCAAAGGAAGAAAGTTACTGGCGGATAAATCATTTAGATGAAGCTCCAAGCATGGAACAGTACTATTTGAAAGCTCCCTTAAAAGTAGGTACTACCTGGAAAACCGGAGATATTACCTGGAGCATTGAAAGTCTTTCAGAAAAAGTAAAAGTTCCGGCGGGAGAATTTACCTGCCTGAAGGTTGTAGGAAAGTCTAAAGATAACACTATCGAAAGGTATTTTGCTAATGGGGTAGGCCTTGTTAAACAGCGGTTTATTGCTACTGGGGGAGCCACCATTGAAGACAACCTGAAAAAATACGGGGATGGGGAGAAGGATGGGAATCTTCCGGCAAAAACCTTGACGCTTTACTACCCTTCGGCTAATGTGGATAAGCTTTTAAGTGAAGAGCGAACTGTAAGATTTAAGACAGGAGAAGAACTGGCTGACAAATTAACATCTATTTTAAAAGAAGAAAAATATAAGGTATTAGGTAAAGACGTAAAACTACTAAATTACGTGCGTACCGACCAAAATTTAAGGTTAAACTTTTCCCGAGAGTTAATCTCGGAGCTAAACGCCGGTTCTGCCTTTGAAGGTTTAAAAATAGATAGTATTGTTAATACCTTTGGCCGGGCGTTTGGTACCGAAGGGGTAATCATCAATGTAGAAGGGAAAGGGTACGAGTCAGGACATTTTGCCTTTGGCAAGGATGAAATTTTAAAAGTCAAGCAATAA
- a CDS encoding 4Fe-4S dicluster domain-containing protein, with protein MFLYVDYDACQHEPSCKAAECCPTGAITYNAETRKINVNKDICNFCGECLKTCPYTVFHIVENEAEAKRLDEKLRQTRNTFEYYLKKFFQVTKNIIPYRELEGYLDDFPGIKDIAVLLVDDELKIFIVPENGFDKTKFVEFANKLAEQPVPANNVILLEQIPRTKTGKIHFSQILGQT; from the coding sequence ATGTTTTTATACGTTGATTACGATGCCTGCCAGCATGAACCAAGCTGTAAAGCGGCGGAGTGCTGCCCAACCGGGGCGATCACATATAATGCCGAAACCCGAAAAATTAATGTTAATAAAGATATATGCAATTTTTGCGGTGAATGTTTAAAAACTTGCCCGTATACGGTTTTTCATATTGTAGAAAATGAAGCGGAAGCAAAACGCCTGGATGAAAAATTGCGCCAGACCCGAAATACTTTTGAATATTATCTAAAGAAATTCTTTCAGGTTACCAAAAATATCATTCCCTATCGGGAGTTAGAAGGATACCTGGATGATTTTCCGGGAATTAAAGATATTGCCGTTTTACTGGTGGACGATGAACTAAAAATCTTTATTGTACCGGAAAACGGGTTTGACAAAACTAAATTTGTGGAGTTTGCCAACAAGTTGGCGGAGCAGCCGGTACCGGCCAATAACGTAATCCTTTTAGAACAAATTCCCCGGACAAAAACCGGAAAGATACATTTTAGCCAGATATTAGGGCAAACTTAA
- a CDS encoding cell division protein FtsA encodes MDEKNIIFALDIGTRTVIGVVAEVLEDGKIKILKETMREHNERSMLDGQIHDIAKVAGVVTEIKEELEKELGIKLTKAAIAAAGRALYTATAYAEKEIAGGEVSARQVFELESQALEAATEALSNQGDVRYELVGYSIINYYLDGYPFKALEGHRGKKMSVELVATFLPETVTASLQAVLIRSGLEPLSLTLEPIAAIAATVPESLRLLNIALVDIGAGTSDIAIARDGAAVAYGMVPEAGDEVTEEIMRQFLVDFPDAENIKKQLALNKEIAFYDILGQEVKLPAEEIISRIEPTVERIAGKIAEEIKRLNGGTPKAVFLVGGGAKTPGLAKKLSELLGLDVSRVAVKGCDLREQKFLTVPERLKGPEGVTVLGILLTALKKYDHGFITVFLNGREVRLLHRQNLNVGEVLKLSGVTPAEIFGQEGKSLMFYLNGKRREVKGELPRVCEIYVNGQTASLKTAVGAGDSIKFVPARDGGDAKLTVKDLLNEYRSIVIKVNGEEIALNPLVTLNNEVLADDYLIKEGDNLIICSRETVGTLFAQTGKILVNGREVDLEYRFFPGDEVVLGEEVFFPNNDSLAIKITLNGRTVKLGGKSSYILADVLPYLEEIPPKVSSLKIFLNDREAGFTDELKDGDVIQILL; translated from the coding sequence ATGGATGAAAAAAATATAATTTTTGCTTTAGATATAGGAACGCGGACGGTTATCGGGGTTGTCGCGGAAGTTTTGGAAGATGGAAAAATAAAAATTTTAAAAGAAACCATGCGGGAGCATAACGAACGCTCCATGTTAGACGGGCAAATTCACGATATAGCTAAAGTAGCGGGGGTTGTAACGGAAATCAAGGAAGAGTTAGAAAAGGAGCTCGGAATAAAACTTACCAAAGCGGCGATAGCAGCGGCCGGACGAGCCCTTTATACTGCCACCGCTTATGCCGAAAAAGAAATTGCCGGGGGCGAGGTGAGCGCCCGGCAGGTTTTTGAATTGGAAAGCCAGGCTTTGGAAGCGGCAACCGAAGCGCTGAGCAATCAAGGGGATGTAAGGTACGAACTGGTGGGTTACAGCATCATTAATTATTATTTAGACGGCTATCCTTTTAAAGCACTGGAAGGACACCGGGGGAAAAAGATGAGCGTTGAGCTGGTGGCCACATTTTTGCCGGAAACGGTTACTGCCAGCCTGCAAGCGGTTCTTATACGGTCGGGGTTAGAACCGTTAAGCCTAACCCTGGAGCCTATCGCGGCCATAGCGGCTACTGTTCCCGAAAGCCTGAGGTTACTCAACATAGCCCTGGTGGATATAGGGGCCGGTACTTCGGATATTGCTATTGCCCGGGATGGTGCGGCGGTAGCTTACGGGATGGTACCGGAAGCGGGCGATGAGGTAACCGAAGAAATTATGCGGCAGTTTCTCGTGGATTTTCCCGATGCGGAAAATATCAAAAAGCAATTGGCTTTAAACAAAGAGATAGCCTTTTACGATATTCTGGGACAGGAGGTTAAATTACCGGCGGAAGAAATAATTTCCAGAATTGAGCCGACGGTGGAGCGGATAGCGGGAAAAATAGCCGAAGAAATTAAACGGCTTAACGGGGGGACTCCCAAAGCGGTATTTTTAGTGGGAGGAGGAGCGAAGACTCCCGGCCTTGCCAAAAAGCTTTCCGAGCTTTTAGGGCTTGACGTTAGCCGGGTGGCGGTTAAAGGATGTGACTTAAGGGAGCAAAAATTTTTAACGGTACCGGAAAGGCTAAAGGGACCCGAGGGAGTTACGGTTCTTGGCATACTGCTAACTGCACTGAAAAAATACGACCACGGTTTTATTACCGTCTTTTTAAACGGGAGAGAGGTTCGGCTTTTACATCGGCAAAATTTAAATGTCGGCGAGGTATTAAAGCTTTCCGGAGTAACACCGGCAGAAATCTTTGGCCAGGAAGGAAAAAGCTTAATGTTTTATCTTAACGGAAAGAGGCGAGAAGTAAAAGGAGAATTACCCCGGGTTTGTGAAATTTATGTGAATGGACAAACTGCATCCTTAAAAACAGCCGTTGGGGCTGGAGATTCCATAAAATTTGTACCGGCCCGGGATGGTGGTGATGCAAAGCTTACGGTAAAAGACCTTTTAAACGAGTATAGAAGTATTGTCATTAAAGTAAATGGAGAAGAGATAGCTCTAAATCCCTTGGTAACCTTAAATAATGAGGTTTTAGCCGACGATTATTTGATCAAAGAAGGGGATAACCTCATTATCTGTTCCCGGGAAACGGTGGGGACGTTGTTTGCTCAAACCGGAAAAATTTTAGTAAACGGAAGGGAAGTAGATTTAGAGTACCGCTTTTTCCCGGGAGATGAGGTAGTTTTAGGGGAAGAGGTCTTTTTTCCGAATAATGATTCTTTGGCAATAAAAATTACCTTAAACGGCAGGACGGTGAAACTTGGCGGAAAATCAAGCTACATTTTAGCCGATGTATTACCCTACTTGGAAGAAATTCCACCGAAGGTTAGTTCCTTGAAAATCTTCTTAAATGACCGCGAAGCCGGGTTTACCGATGAGCTTAAAGACGGAGATGTAATACAAATTCTTCTTTAG
- a CDS encoding CCA tRNA nucleotidyltransferase: protein MDILQKVREVIKDSKTYFVGGSVRDMLLSRPVKDVDLATFQKPREVGEKLLKAFGGNFFPLKEELLIYRLVFKDGGETYQVDILPVFGESLEEDLRRRDFTVNALALPVNGEFPREVIDLFGGRNDLQARIIRMISAENILEDPVRILRGIRLAGELGFAVEQETMVVFKQYIQYIKKMPGERVAEELKKIFTLKPAVPMVDMLFHTGFFEVFNLGLKEGYELYQNYHHSETVYRHLIDTLNRMEELLEDNPLGIRSDYPPYLLKMVAFFHDIGKPGTLSYDKEGRTRFFGHEKESVNRLKPFLDYLNFSHREKRVLTVLIQNHMRLLSLKTAAKVSGEAILRLVHDTGDLFLELILLYLADKGEKARDDLEFLRGLINFYYGYLEFKEGLSGKEIMKTLNLPESPAVGHIKNYLLKAWARGEIRNSGEALDYMRRKFNKR, encoded by the coding sequence ATGGATATTTTACAAAAGGTAAGAGAAGTCATCAAAGACTCCAAAACTTACTTTGTGGGCGGTAGTGTACGGGATATGCTGCTTTCCCGCCCGGTCAAAGACGTAGACCTGGCTACTTTTCAAAAGCCGCGGGAAGTGGGCGAGAAACTTTTAAAAGCTTTTGGGGGAAACTTTTTTCCTCTAAAGGAAGAACTTTTAATTTACCGGCTGGTCTTTAAGGATGGGGGCGAAACTTACCAGGTGGATATTCTGCCGGTTTTTGGGGAAAGCTTGGAAGAAGACCTAAGACGCCGGGATTTTACGGTAAATGCCCTGGCTTTGCCGGTTAACGGTGAATTTCCCCGAGAGGTTATCGACCTTTTCGGAGGTAGAAACGATTTACAGGCCAGGATTATCCGGATGATTAGTGCGGAAAACATCTTAGAAGACCCGGTACGAATTTTACGGGGAATACGCCTGGCGGGAGAGCTTGGTTTTGCCGTAGAGCAGGAAACAATGGTTGTATTTAAACAATATATACAATATATAAAGAAAATGCCCGGGGAGCGGGTAGCGGAGGAGCTTAAAAAAATTTTCACCTTAAAACCTGCCGTACCAATGGTAGATATGCTGTTTCATACGGGGTTTTTTGAAGTGTTTAATCTTGGATTGAAGGAAGGGTATGAGCTTTACCAAAATTATCACCACTCGGAGACGGTTTACCGGCATTTAATAGATACGTTAAATCGAATGGAAGAGCTTTTGGAAGATAACCCTTTGGGGATCAGGAGCGATTATCCGCCGTATCTTTTAAAAATGGTGGCGTTTTTTCACGATATCGGTAAACCCGGGACATTATCTTATGACAAAGAGGGGCGAACCCGCTTTTTTGGCCATGAAAAGGAAAGTGTAAACAGGCTTAAACCTTTTCTTGATTATCTTAACTTTTCCCACCGGGAAAAAAGGGTTTTAACTGTTTTAATTCAAAACCACATGCGGCTTTTATCTCTAAAAACGGCGGCAAAAGTAAGCGGTGAGGCAATTTTACGGCTCGTACATGATACCGGAGATTTGTTTTTAGAGTTAATTCTTCTGTATCTTGCGGATAAAGGGGAAAAAGCCCGGGACGATTTAGAATTTTTAAGGGGGTTAATAAATTTTTATTACGGATACCTGGAATTTAAGGAAGGGCTATCGGGAAAAGAGATTATGAAAACTTTAAATCTTCCCGAATCTCCTGCGGTGGGGCACATTAAAAATTATCTTTTAAAAGCCTGGGCCCGGGGTGAGATAAGGAATAGCGGAGAGGCACTGGATTATATGCGAAGAAAGTTTAATAAACGTTAA